The following proteins come from a genomic window of Purpureocillium takamizusanense chromosome 13, complete sequence:
- a CDS encoding Carboxymethylenebutenolidase (EggNog:ENOG503NXHY~COG:Q), whose protein sequence is MYADITEPPAPLPAPRLSELRPGVHLLRPLSRRGHGPGLVVLTPDADDDDKRLLGIVEGVPWPLLKWAEEGYAVVGIQISAVKGGNDDAAVLDAALKALEACEECDGQGKIGVVAYDSEAWNLVAPSLSRFAAIVAGIVHADDKTALESLNNPTVPVLQHLAGHTPGKRQEQTTSSAPLAVAKTHYYPMVASGRFAVPFQPDFSANAESVAHSRSLAFLKPLVGGPYFDLEAIWDEHTYYEFADRSVEHTMSTMVQEPYVNHVPTLTGGIGRERLSAFYRDNFIFNNSADTELELISRTVGVDRVIDEFIFKFTHDQEIDWLLPGVPPTGLKAEVPFTAVVNIRGDRLYHEHISWDQGTVLRQLGLLPEYLPFPYALPDGRTAAAGRTFEYRVPVLGAETASKMRDKNSVASNALIGGTIREV, encoded by the exons ATGTACGCAGACATCACCGAGCCGCCAGCCCCGctcccggcgccgcggctgtCGGAGCTCCGGCCCGGAGTGCACCTGCTCCGCCCGCTGTCCCGGCGGGGCCATGGCCCGGGCCTCGTGGTGCTcacgcccgacgccgacgacgacgacaagcggctgctgggcatcgtcgagggcgtgccgtggccgctgcTCAAGTGGGCCGAGGAGGGGTATGCCGTCGTTGGGATACAGATTTCCGCCGTcaagggcggcaacgacgacgccgccgtgctggacGCGGCGTTAAAGGCGCTGGAGGCGTGCGAAGAGTGTGACGGGCAGGGCAAGATTGGTGTCGTTG CGTATGACTCTGAGGCGTGGAACCTCGTCGCGCCGTCACTATCCCGCTTTGCTGCGATTGTCGCGGGCATCGtgcacgccgacgacaagaccGCCCTCGAGTCGCTCAACAATCCCACCGTTCCagtgctgcagcacctgGCAGGCCACACGCCCGGCAAGCGCCAGGAGCAaacgacgtcctcggccccGTTGGCGGTGGCAAAAACCCATTACTATCCGATGGTCGCGTCAGGGCGCTTCGCCGTCCCCTTCCAGCCCGACTTctccgccaacgccgagTCCGTCGCCCACTCGCGTagcctcgccttcctcaagcccctcgtcggcgggccgtattttgacctcgaggccatctGGGACGAGCACACGTACTACGAGTTTGCAGACCGCTCCGTGGAGCACACCATGAGCACCATGGTGCAGGAGCCCTACGTGAACCACGTGCCCACG CTGacgggcggcatcgggcgGGAGCGCCTGTCCGCCTTTTACCGCGACAATTTCATATTCAACAACTCGGCCGACACGGAGCTCGAGCTCATCAGCcgcaccgtcggcgtcgaccgcgTGATTGACGAGTTCATCTTCAAGTTTACCCACGACCAGGAGATTGACTGGCT GCTTCCCGGCGTCCCGCCCACCGGtctcaaggccgaggtccCGTtcacggccgtcgtcaacatcCGCGGCGACAGGCTCTACCACGAGCACATCTCCTGGGACCAGGGCACCGTCTTGCGCcagctgggcctgctgcccgAGTACCTGCCGTTCCCGTATGCGCTTCCCGATGGtaggacggcggcggcgggcaggacaTTTGAGTACCGGGTGCCGGTGCTGGGCGCGGAGACGGCGTCCAAGATGCGGGACAAGAACAGCGTGGCGTCCAACGCGCTCATCGGCGGGACGATTCGCGAGGTGTAG
- a CDS encoding uncharacterized protein (EggNog:ENOG503NXF0~COG:C~TransMembrane:1 (i75-93o)) produces the protein MKPRLQHVLGLQRRLLAQPRTLPGPLSQRASELPRWRPFSTSVPRRVSPADGRGGGNHRTATATRVSGPASPRRAVAAAGLAGLVSALALLHLSSTSPTSLDSPADAVTSAFSAAAATAHSDPDPGPVFTSPSGLGSTAADNRDPELPRFRISEVRKHGADSETPWVIHEDKVYDITDWVPAHPGGQVILRAAGGSIDPYWNIFTIHKNQYVYDILAQYLIGYVDQADLVDGRPAQNEIEDPFDDDPQRDPSLITKTAKPRNAETPGEALSSQFLTPNELFYVRNHMWVPKIDESAADKFVLTVELVDGTTKQYTLHDLKSKFPSHAVTAVLQCSGNRRKHMTQGSGRSTNGLQWTAGAISNATWEGVLLSDVLADAGFEVSQALTGESEAKHVHFAGLEAYAASIPIKKAIDPQGDVLLAYSMNGKPLPRDHGYPLRSIVPGHVAARSVKWLNQITLSDEESTSQWQRRDYKCFGPNETKVDWDAAPAIQELPVQSAITEVKMGGWTKAVGDTARGQVIEPAQNVTLAGYAFSGGGHSIIRVDVSADGGKSWSQAYLLPDCDGKDGSPSPCQGNGAWSWKRWRYEAAIPLTAFREAEKTGGSEQVGAGEVDNEQAATHSDKKCTTVMVKATDDTYNTQPESHAATWNLRGNLATAWHRIQVCADCSSAPAPCVASDKKAPNPDNEGDG, from the coding sequence ATGAAGCCACGACTTCAGCACGTCCTCGGTTTGCAACGGCGCCTGCTCGCACAGCCGCGAACTTTACCAGGCCCACTGTCCCAGCGGGCATCTGAGCTGCCAAGATGGCGGCCCTTTAGCACCTCCGTTCCGAGGCGCGTCTCGCCTGCTGACGGCCGAGGGGGCGGCAATCACCGGACGGCAACTGCAACACGGGTGTCGGGACCCGCTTCGCCTCGACGTGCCGTGGCGGCTGCCGGACTCGCGGGCCTCGTCTCTGCATTGGCGCTACTGCATCTCTCCTCCACATCCCCGACATCCCTTGACTccccggccgacgccgtTACCTCTGCCTtttctgctgccgccgccaccgcccactCGGACCCGGACCCAGGCCCCGTCTTCACGTCGCCTTCCGGCCTCggctccaccgccgccgacaaccGCGACCCGGAGTTGCCACGCTTCCGCATTTCCGAGGTCCGTAAGCACGGCGCTGACTCGGAAACCCCCTGGGTCATCCACGAGGACAAGGTCTACGACATCACCGACTGGGTCCCCGCCCATCCAGGCGGCCAGGTCATCCTGCGTGCCGCTGGCGGTTCCATCGACCCCTATTGGAACATCTTCACCATCCACAAGAACCAATACGTCTACGATATCCTTGCGCAGTACCTCATCGGCTACGTCGATCaggccgacctcgtcgacggccgtccCGCCCAGAATGAGATCGAGGATcccttcgacgacgacccccaACGAGACCCGTCCCTCATCACGAAGACGGCCAAGCCACGGAATGCAGAGACCCCCGGTGAAGCCCTGAGCTCCCAGTTTCTCACCCCCAATGAGCTTTTCTATGTCCGCAATCACATGTGGGTGCCCAAGATTGACgagtccgccgccgacaagttcgtcctcaccgtcgagctcgtcgatggcACGACGAAACAATACACTCTACATGACCTCAAGTCCAAATTCCCAAGCCATGCCGTCACTGCCGTCCTCCAATGTTCCGGCAACCGCAGAAAACACATGACACAGGGCTCTGGCAGATCTACCAACGGCCTCCAGTGGACTGCCGGAGCCATCTCAAACGCTACGTGGGAGGGTGTTCTGCTATCTGACGTGCTGGCCGATGCCGGATTCGAGGTCTCCCAGGCTTTGACAGGCGAGAGCGAGGCCAAGCACGTCCACTTTGCTGGTCTCGAAGCGTACGCCGCATCTATCCCTATAAAGAAGGCAATTGACCCCCAAGGCGACGTCCTGCTCGCGTACTCCATGAACGGAAAGCCATTGCCACGCGATCATGGATATCCGCTACGCTCCATCGTTCctggccacgtcgccgcccgctccgtCAAGTGGCTTAACCAAATCACCTTaagcgacgaggagagcacTAGCCAGTGGCAACGCAGAGACTACAAGTGCTTCGGCCCCAACGAGACCAAAGTCGACTGGGACGCCGCACCCGCAATCCAGGAGCTGCCTGTACAGAGCGCCATAACGGAGGTCAAGATGGGAGGGTGGACTAAGGCTGTGGGCGACACTGCCCGTGGCCAAGTCATCGAGCCGGCACAAAACGTCACACTAGCTGGCTACGCGTTTTCAGGGGGAGGACACTCCATCATCCGTGTGGACGTGTCtgcggacggcggcaagTCGTGGTCTCAAGCGTACCTCTTGCCCGATtgcgacggcaaggacggctcCCCGTCACCCTGCCAGGGCAACGGGGCGTGGTCATGGAAGCGATGGAGATACGAGGCGGCTATCCCGCTGACAGCCTTTCGCGAAGCCGAGAAGACCGGCGGCTCCGAGCAAGTAGGGGCAGGTGAGGTTGACAACGAGCAAGCCGCGACTCACAGCGACAAGAAATGCACGACTGTCATGGTCAAGGCCACCGACGACACGTACAACACGCAACCCGAGAGTCATGCCGCGACGTGGAACCTGAGAGGCAACCTCGCCACCGCCTGGCACCGCATTCAGGTGTGCGCCGactgctcctcggcgcccgcgccctgcgTGGCTTCAGATAAAAAAGCCCCGAACCCAGACAACGAAGGCGATGGCTGA